Proteins co-encoded in one Diprion similis isolate iyDipSimi1 chromosome 13, iyDipSimi1.1, whole genome shotgun sequence genomic window:
- the LOC124414017 gene encoding dynein axonemal assembly factor 10 isoform X3 translates to MDKLSKPQIICHIEKSVNYSLFDAKWIPSSAKFVVMGSRPRGSGVFQIYEISSGELKLIKEIERSNPMKCGTFGASSLRERYLAAGDFKGKLNIYNLEDPAIPIYSANAHKEIINSIDGIGGQTIGCGAPEIVTGSRDGSVKVWDPRQKGRPVAVMEPKEGEDRRDCWVVTFGNSYNSEERVVAAGYDNGDVKMFDLKAMALRWESNLKNGVCGLEFDRKDIAMNKLVATTLESKFYLFDLKTQHPKKGFSYLSEKAHKSTIWLVRHLPQNREIFMTSGGGGSLCLWKYVLQPIS, encoded by the exons aTGGATAAACTATCCAAGCCGCAGATAATATGTCACATCGAAAAGTCAGTCAACTATTCGTTGTTCGACGCCAAGTGGATACCAAGCAGCGCAAAGTTCGTGGTGATGGGTTCGAGGCCGCGGGGATCcggtgtttttcaaatatacgaaATATCCAGCGGTGAGTTGAAACTGATCAAAGAGATCGAGCGCTCTAATCCGATGAAATGTGGCACCTTCGGAGCGTCAAGTTTGAGGGAGAGATACTTGGCCGCAGGAGACTTTAAG GGTAAACTGAATATCTACAATCTGGAGGATCCGGCGATTCCTATTTACTCGGCAAATGCTCACAAGGAGATCATAAACTCCATCGACGGTATCGGCGGGCAGACGATAGGCTGTGGGGCTCCCGAAATCGTCACCGGCTCTAGAGACGGCAGCGTCAAAGTCTGGGATCCACGGCAAAAGGGGCGGCCAGTTGCAGTAATGGAACCGAAGGAGGGCGAGGACCGTAGAGACTGTTGGGTCGTTACTTTCGGTAACTCGTACAACTCTGAAGAAAGGGTCGTCGCCGCTGGGTATGACAACGGAGACGTCAAGATGTTCGACCTAAAGGCCATGGCTCTCAGGTGGGAGAGCAACTTGAAGAACGGAGTTTGCGGGTTGGAGTTTGACAGAAAAGACATCGCGATGAACAAACTCGTCGCCACCACTCTCGAGTCCAAGTTCTACCTGTTTGACCTTAAAACTCAACATCCCAAAAAAGGATTCTCTTATCTTTCAGAAAAA GCGCACAAGTCGACTATATGGCTGGTACGTCATCTGCCCCAGAACCGAGAGATATTCATGACGTCGGGAGGTGGAGGATCGCTTTGCCTTTGGAAATa CGTGTTGCAGCCAATATCCTGA
- the LOC124414015 gene encoding DNA polymerase alpha subunit B isoform X1: MVLKDALKEHFAVFGVAVNDEAILNKCLDLCDLYNLDEEALVETWMAFSVSQCKGDGPTVEYLLRMERSELKKDSGSAAHSMADTKLSKLAVYNSHSMKQYDDDEDILELYGAKTPTTPRVKRLRSPEGEQDNSEVKVRAVDSPFTPSSFSPKVTTPSRHAITPSANRGKILLKFGSDPESWKNDENGRRKVKVKKSEDQPHVPSKALYMYEKLLSKAEALDIVGEELGSAMCKTVNDIDKTEIEPVGVYSRSQYQIQSYGRICCDSEGKLNTASIMLEGTKHLSSGVRVKLDLGKLDQYSVFPGQIVSVKGVNPTGHSLVVKNLFFESPAPPSASPKLAGGSDLRIVVAAGPFTQSDNLAYEPLLELIDYVAENQPHVLILVGPFVEFSHTEIQKCEMALTFDDFFEQCIGNIMRRLKDTCTQVILVSSNRDVHHEPIFPTPEFRLKQTYPNLHLMPDPCMIDIEGVIIGTTSVDSLMHLGREEISFNSTRFDRLTRLATHLLAQKCFYPLVPPSEEVNVDTDLWEKYAFMHQQPHILILPSSLRYFCNKIYDCVAVNPERLVKGSFARLRVTVPTKDTDSWKPSENVAVHILKI, encoded by the exons ATGGTGTTGAAAGATGCTTTGAAGGAGCATTTCGCCGTCTTCGGTGTCGCCGTCAACGATGAAGCGATTCTCAATAAAT GTCTGGATCTCTGCGATTTATACAATTTAGACGAAGAAGCGCTGGTGGAAACATGGATGGCATTCAGCGTGTCACAGTGCAAGGGCGACGGTCCGACGGTGGAGTATTTATTGCGGATGGAAAGAAGCGAGTTAAAGAAAGACTCAGGCTCCGCTGCACATTCAATGGCTGATACCAAGCTGTCGAAACTCGCCGTGTATAATTCTCACTCCATGAAACAGTACGA TGATGACGAAGATATTCTGGAGCTCTACGGTGCCAAAACCCCAACGACTCCAAGA GTAAAACGACTGCGCAGCCCCGAGGGGGAGCAGGATAACTCCGAGGTCAAGGTACGGGCGGTGGACAGTCCTTTTACGCCGTCAAGTTTCTCCCCAAAAGT AACGACGCCAAGCAGACATGCCATAACGCCATCAGCCAATCGAGGGAagatattgttgaaatttggCTCGGATCCTGAGAGCTGGAAGAACGACGAGAACGGCAGACGCAAAGTAAAAGTTAAGAAGAGCGAGGACCAGCCACACGTGCCCTCGAAAGCCTTGTACATGTACGAAAAGCTCCTCAGTAAAGCTGAGGCTTTGGACATTGTCGGTGAGGAACTCGGCTCTGCGATGTGCAAGACCGTCAACGACATTGACAAAACGGAAATCGAACCGGTTGGCGTTTACTCGAGGAGTCAATACCAGATACAGAGCTACGGTAGAATTTGTTGCGACTCTGAGGGGAAGTTGAACACCGCTTCCATCATGCTTGAGGGAACCAAGCACTTGTCATCCGGGGTCAGGGTCAAGTTGGACCTTGGAAAGCTGGATCAGTACTCCGTATTTCCAGGGCAAATCGTCTCTGTTAAGGGTGTGAATCCAACTGGACATTCGCTCGTTGTCAAGAACCTCTTTTTCGAATCGCCTGCGCCTCCTTCGGCCTCGCCAAAACTAGCTGGTGGCAGTGATCTCCGGATAGTTGTTGCCGCAGGCCCCTTCACTCAGTCGGATAATCTCGCCTATGAACCTCTTCTAGAACTGATTGATTATGTCGCTGAAAATCAACCCCATGTTCTCATCCTAGTCGGACCTTTCGTCGAGTTCAGTCATACGGAGATTCAAAAATGTGAGATGGCGCTAACTTTCGATGACTTTTTCGAACAGTGCATTGGAAATATCATGCGCAGACTCAAAGA CACGTGTACTCAGGTGATCTTGGTATCGTCTAACCGCGACGTTCACCACGAGCCGATCTTTCCGACACCGGAATTCAGGCTCAAACAGACATATCCGAATCTGCATTTGATGCCGGACCCTTGCATGATCGATATTGAAGGTGTAATAATCGGAACCACTTCGGTCGACTCTCTGATGCATTTAGGACGCGAGGAAATCAGCTT CAACTCCACGAGGTTCGACAGACTGACGCGTTTGGCGACTCATCTTCTGGCCCAGAAGTGCTTTTATCCTTTGGTGCCGCCATCTGAGGAGGTCAACGTTGACACGGACCTGTGGGAGAAATACGCGTTCATGCATCAGCAGCCCCACATTTTGATTTTACCGTCCAGCTTGCGATACttttgcaacaaaatatacgACTGCGTCGCCGTAAACCCCGAAAGATTGGTCAAAGGCTCTTTTGCAAGGCTCAGGGTGACCGTTCCTACAAAAGATACCGATTCCTGGAAACCCAGCGAAAACGTGGCTGTAcatattctcaaaatttaa
- the LOC124414015 gene encoding DNA polymerase alpha subunit B isoform X2, which produces MDIFYHWVSFFRSVKRLRSPEGEQDNSEVKVRAVDSPFTPSSFSPKVTTPSRHAITPSANRGKILLKFGSDPESWKNDENGRRKVKVKKSEDQPHVPSKALYMYEKLLSKAEALDIVGEELGSAMCKTVNDIDKTEIEPVGVYSRSQYQIQSYGRICCDSEGKLNTASIMLEGTKHLSSGVRVKLDLGKLDQYSVFPGQIVSVKGVNPTGHSLVVKNLFFESPAPPSASPKLAGGSDLRIVVAAGPFTQSDNLAYEPLLELIDYVAENQPHVLILVGPFVEFSHTEIQKCEMALTFDDFFEQCIGNIMRRLKDTCTQVILVSSNRDVHHEPIFPTPEFRLKQTYPNLHLMPDPCMIDIEGVIIGTTSVDSLMHLGREEISFNSTRFDRLTRLATHLLAQKCFYPLVPPSEEVNVDTDLWEKYAFMHQQPHILILPSSLRYFCNKIYDCVAVNPERLVKGSFARLRVTVPTKDTDSWKPSENVAVHILKI; this is translated from the exons GTAAAACGACTGCGCAGCCCCGAGGGGGAGCAGGATAACTCCGAGGTCAAGGTACGGGCGGTGGACAGTCCTTTTACGCCGTCAAGTTTCTCCCCAAAAGT AACGACGCCAAGCAGACATGCCATAACGCCATCAGCCAATCGAGGGAagatattgttgaaatttggCTCGGATCCTGAGAGCTGGAAGAACGACGAGAACGGCAGACGCAAAGTAAAAGTTAAGAAGAGCGAGGACCAGCCACACGTGCCCTCGAAAGCCTTGTACATGTACGAAAAGCTCCTCAGTAAAGCTGAGGCTTTGGACATTGTCGGTGAGGAACTCGGCTCTGCGATGTGCAAGACCGTCAACGACATTGACAAAACGGAAATCGAACCGGTTGGCGTTTACTCGAGGAGTCAATACCAGATACAGAGCTACGGTAGAATTTGTTGCGACTCTGAGGGGAAGTTGAACACCGCTTCCATCATGCTTGAGGGAACCAAGCACTTGTCATCCGGGGTCAGGGTCAAGTTGGACCTTGGAAAGCTGGATCAGTACTCCGTATTTCCAGGGCAAATCGTCTCTGTTAAGGGTGTGAATCCAACTGGACATTCGCTCGTTGTCAAGAACCTCTTTTTCGAATCGCCTGCGCCTCCTTCGGCCTCGCCAAAACTAGCTGGTGGCAGTGATCTCCGGATAGTTGTTGCCGCAGGCCCCTTCACTCAGTCGGATAATCTCGCCTATGAACCTCTTCTAGAACTGATTGATTATGTCGCTGAAAATCAACCCCATGTTCTCATCCTAGTCGGACCTTTCGTCGAGTTCAGTCATACGGAGATTCAAAAATGTGAGATGGCGCTAACTTTCGATGACTTTTTCGAACAGTGCATTGGAAATATCATGCGCAGACTCAAAGA CACGTGTACTCAGGTGATCTTGGTATCGTCTAACCGCGACGTTCACCACGAGCCGATCTTTCCGACACCGGAATTCAGGCTCAAACAGACATATCCGAATCTGCATTTGATGCCGGACCCTTGCATGATCGATATTGAAGGTGTAATAATCGGAACCACTTCGGTCGACTCTCTGATGCATTTAGGACGCGAGGAAATCAGCTT CAACTCCACGAGGTTCGACAGACTGACGCGTTTGGCGACTCATCTTCTGGCCCAGAAGTGCTTTTATCCTTTGGTGCCGCCATCTGAGGAGGTCAACGTTGACACGGACCTGTGGGAGAAATACGCGTTCATGCATCAGCAGCCCCACATTTTGATTTTACCGTCCAGCTTGCGATACttttgcaacaaaatatacgACTGCGTCGCCGTAAACCCCGAAAGATTGGTCAAAGGCTCTTTTGCAAGGCTCAGGGTGACCGTTCCTACAAAAGATACCGATTCCTGGAAACCCAGCGAAAACGTGGCTGTAcatattctcaaaatttaa
- the LOC124414017 gene encoding dynein axonemal assembly factor 10 isoform X2, producing MDKLSKPQIICHIEKSVNYSLFDAKWIPSSAKFVVMGSRPRGSGVFQIYEISSGELKLIKEIERSNPMKCGTFGASSLRERYLAAGDFKGKLNIYNLEDPAIPIYSANAHKEIINSIDGIGGQTIGCGAPEIVTGSRDGSVKVWDPRQKGRPVAVMEPKEGEDRRDCWVVTFGNSYNSEERVVAAGYDNGDVKMFDLKAMALRWESNLKNGVCGLEFDRKDIAMNKLVATTLESKFYLFDLKTQHPKKGFSYLSEKAHKSTIWLVRHLPQNREIFMTSGGGGSLCLWKYSCVLQPIS from the exons aTGGATAAACTATCCAAGCCGCAGATAATATGTCACATCGAAAAGTCAGTCAACTATTCGTTGTTCGACGCCAAGTGGATACCAAGCAGCGCAAAGTTCGTGGTGATGGGTTCGAGGCCGCGGGGATCcggtgtttttcaaatatacgaaATATCCAGCGGTGAGTTGAAACTGATCAAAGAGATCGAGCGCTCTAATCCGATGAAATGTGGCACCTTCGGAGCGTCAAGTTTGAGGGAGAGATACTTGGCCGCAGGAGACTTTAAG GGTAAACTGAATATCTACAATCTGGAGGATCCGGCGATTCCTATTTACTCGGCAAATGCTCACAAGGAGATCATAAACTCCATCGACGGTATCGGCGGGCAGACGATAGGCTGTGGGGCTCCCGAAATCGTCACCGGCTCTAGAGACGGCAGCGTCAAAGTCTGGGATCCACGGCAAAAGGGGCGGCCAGTTGCAGTAATGGAACCGAAGGAGGGCGAGGACCGTAGAGACTGTTGGGTCGTTACTTTCGGTAACTCGTACAACTCTGAAGAAAGGGTCGTCGCCGCTGGGTATGACAACGGAGACGTCAAGATGTTCGACCTAAAGGCCATGGCTCTCAGGTGGGAGAGCAACTTGAAGAACGGAGTTTGCGGGTTGGAGTTTGACAGAAAAGACATCGCGATGAACAAACTCGTCGCCACCACTCTCGAGTCCAAGTTCTACCTGTTTGACCTTAAAACTCAACATCCCAAAAAAGGATTCTCTTATCTTTCAGAAAAA GCGCACAAGTCGACTATATGGCTGGTACGTCATCTGCCCCAGAACCGAGAGATATTCATGACGTCGGGAGGTGGAGGATCGCTTTGCCTTTGGAAATa TTCTTGCGTGTTGCAGCCAATATCCTGA
- the LOC124414017 gene encoding dynein axonemal assembly factor 10 isoform X1 has product MDKLSKPQIICHIEKSVNYSLFDAKWIPSSAKFVVMGSRPRGSGVFQIYEISSGELKLIKEIERSNPMKCGTFGASSLRERYLAAGDFKGKLNIYNLEDPAIPIYSANAHKEIINSIDGIGGQTIGCGAPEIVTGSRDGSVKVWDPRQKGRPVAVMEPKEGEDRRDCWVVTFGNSYNSEERVVAAGYDNGDVKMFDLKAMALRWESNLKNGVCGLEFDRKDIAMNKLVATTLESKFYLFDLKTQHPKKGFSYLSEKAHKSTIWLVRHLPQNREIFMTSGGGGSLCLWKYQYPEKRVTADADGIEQGVVGSVALLQNSTLSSQPVSSLDWSPDKQGLAVCTAFDQCLRVIITTKLNTY; this is encoded by the exons aTGGATAAACTATCCAAGCCGCAGATAATATGTCACATCGAAAAGTCAGTCAACTATTCGTTGTTCGACGCCAAGTGGATACCAAGCAGCGCAAAGTTCGTGGTGATGGGTTCGAGGCCGCGGGGATCcggtgtttttcaaatatacgaaATATCCAGCGGTGAGTTGAAACTGATCAAAGAGATCGAGCGCTCTAATCCGATGAAATGTGGCACCTTCGGAGCGTCAAGTTTGAGGGAGAGATACTTGGCCGCAGGAGACTTTAAG GGTAAACTGAATATCTACAATCTGGAGGATCCGGCGATTCCTATTTACTCGGCAAATGCTCACAAGGAGATCATAAACTCCATCGACGGTATCGGCGGGCAGACGATAGGCTGTGGGGCTCCCGAAATCGTCACCGGCTCTAGAGACGGCAGCGTCAAAGTCTGGGATCCACGGCAAAAGGGGCGGCCAGTTGCAGTAATGGAACCGAAGGAGGGCGAGGACCGTAGAGACTGTTGGGTCGTTACTTTCGGTAACTCGTACAACTCTGAAGAAAGGGTCGTCGCCGCTGGGTATGACAACGGAGACGTCAAGATGTTCGACCTAAAGGCCATGGCTCTCAGGTGGGAGAGCAACTTGAAGAACGGAGTTTGCGGGTTGGAGTTTGACAGAAAAGACATCGCGATGAACAAACTCGTCGCCACCACTCTCGAGTCCAAGTTCTACCTGTTTGACCTTAAAACTCAACATCCCAAAAAAGGATTCTCTTATCTTTCAGAAAAA GCGCACAAGTCGACTATATGGCTGGTACGTCATCTGCCCCAGAACCGAGAGATATTCATGACGTCGGGAGGTGGAGGATCGCTTTGCCTTTGGAAATa CCAATATCCTGAAAAACGAGTGACAGCAGACGCCGATGGAATAGAACAGGGAGTAGTTGGCTCTGTAGCTCTACTCCAGAACAGCACGCTGTCTTCTCAACCAGTCAGTTCCTTGGATTGGAGTCCAGACAAGCAAGGACTTGCCGTATGCACTGCGTTTGATCAGTGCCTTCGTGTCATTATCACCACGAAACTGAACACgtactga